GGCGGGGGTGCGGAGGAATCCCGCCTCAGCACCCCTTTAAGCCCAGGTGAAGAGATCCCATAGCTGAGGACGGACTCACCTACTATCCTCACACTCAGACTCATTGAACCCCACATCTCTGACCCCTGGTGCCCTCCTAGGTTAGAAATTGTGGTGGGCGTGGAGGGGCGGGGGTCCGGTTCATCCCAGCCTCTGATTACCCCCTTCCCTTGTCCCCAGCGTCATGGGGGAGTGGGCGTTCCTAGGCTCCCTGCTGGACGCGGTGCAGCTGCAGTCGCCACTCGTGGGTCGCCTCTGGCTGGTGATCATGCTCATCTTCCGCATCCTGGTGCTGGCCACGGTGGGAGGTGCCGTGTTCGAGGACGAGCAGGAGGAGTTCGTGTGTAACACGTTACAGCCCGGCTGTCGCCAGACTTGCTACGACCGCGCCTTCCCGGTGTCCCACTACCGCTTCTGGCTCTTCCACATCCTACTGCTGTCGGCGCCGCCGGTGCTGTTCGTCATCTACTCCATGCACCAGGCCAGCAAGGAGGCGGGTGGTGCGCAGCCGGCCACGCCGTGCACGCGCGGGCGTCCCGAGGCCCCGTGCGCCCCGTGCTCCCTGCGCGCCCGCCGCGCGCGTCGCTGCTACCTGCTGAGCGTGGCTCTGCGCCTGCTCGCCGAGCTGGCCTTCCTGGGTGGCCAGGCGCTGCTCTACGGCTTCCGCGTGGCCCCGCACTACGCGTGCGCCGGCCCGCCTTGCCCGCACATCGTCGATTGCTTCGTGAGCCGGCCCACCGAGAAGACGGTCTTCGTGGTCTTCTACTTTGCCGTCGGGCTGCTCTCGGCGCTGCTCAGCGTAGCCGAGCTGGGCCACCTGCTTTGGAAGGGTCGCCAGCGCGCGAAGCTGCtcccgccgccgc
The Microtus pennsylvanicus isolate mMicPen1 chromosome 11, mMicPen1.hap1, whole genome shotgun sequence genome window above contains:
- the Gjd3 gene encoding gap junction delta-3 protein, which encodes MGEWAFLGSLLDAVQLQSPLVGRLWLVIMLIFRILVLATVGGAVFEDEQEEFVCNTLQPGCRQTCYDRAFPVSHYRFWLFHILLLSAPPVLFVIYSMHQASKEAGGAQPATPCTRGRPEAPCAPCSLRARRARRCYLLSVALRLLAELAFLGGQALLYGFRVAPHYACAGPPCPHIVDCFVSRPTEKTVFVVFYFAVGLLSALLSVAELGHLLWKGRQRAKLLPPPPPPSLPSQRADPDPFGPPAYAHRAPAGDSEGEGDSGHSKASLATVRQDLAI